The nucleotide window AGTGGCGGCAACGGTGCTGATCAGCACGCCGCCCACGCTGGAAACGGCGATGGCGCGGTGAATGGGATAGTCGAAGGCGTTCAAAATCGGCGTGATGAAGGTACCGCCGGTCAACCCGAGCAGAGTCGATGCCGCGCCAAAAAAGGCGGCGAAGAACGTACGTAGCCAGCCTGCCAGTCGATCGGCCAACTTGAAGCTGTCGCTTGAGACCAGCATGTGGATGGCCGCTATCAGGATCACGATGGCGAAGGCTGCCTGCAGGCTCTCGCCCTCAATGAAGCGCGATGCAACGACGCCGATGACGACGCCGACCGCGAGCGCTGGCAGCCACAGTTTCAGAAACGGCACGTCGACATTGCCCGCGCGCCACTGCATCAACGAAGCGGAGATCGAGCTGGGCAAAGCCAGAGCCAGCGATGTGGCGACTGCCATGTGCATGACCAGGGATGGCGCAATGCCGAAGGCCGGGAACAGATAGAGAAAGATCGGTACGCGCAGGATACCGCCACCGATGCCAAACAATCCGCCAGCGTAACCGGAGGCGATGCCGGCCGCGGCCAGCCAGCCCACATAGATCCAAAGATCCTGCTCCACCGCACCCCCATTCGATGACCACCCACGACCTCGATATCACGATGGCGGGGAAGACACCAACCGGGCGGTTTGACGGCTCTATCAGTATCCTCAGCTTGTCCTGGCCAGCGACTTGGGTTGCAATGCACTCACACAGTCGGCGGCGAACATACAACAGGTACGGGGCCAACCCATGAGTCATCAATCACGTGGCGGAAACCCGACTGATGCGGATGGCCCAAGCCGCGTATCGCGGCGCGACCTGTTGAAGACCTCGACCGCCGCAGCATCGGGTGCCGGCCTCTTGCCGACCTTTTCAACAGACGCCGAGGCCGCCGATGGCGGAGACGGAAACAAAGGTCGGCTTCACAACATCATTCTGATCATCTCCGATCAGGAGTCCTACAGACTCCTGGCACCCGACGACTACGACCTGCCGGTCCGCGCCGAGCTCGACAGACGCGGTACGCGGTTCGAGAACCACTATGTCGGGGCAGCGATGTGCACCGCTTCGCGCGGTGTCATGTTCAGCGGCCAACCGCCCCAGGTGAACGGGCTGTTCGACCAGATGGAGCTGGGCTACGTGCCGAGCATGAAGACCGACAAGCCCTCCATGGGAACGGTGATGCGGGAACTCGGTTACAAGACCGCCTATTTTGGCAAGTTCGAACTGAAGAAGAGCAT belongs to Pseudomonadota bacterium and includes:
- a CDS encoding sulfite exporter TauE/SafE family protein, whose protein sequence is MEQDLWIYVGWLAAAGIASGYAGGLFGIGGGILRVPIFLYLFPAFGIAPSLVMHMAVATSLALALPSSISASLMQWRAGNVDVPFLKLWLPALAVGVVIGVVASRFIEGESLQAAFAIVILIAAIHMLVSSDSFKLADRLAGWLRTFFAAFFGAASTLLGLTGGTFITPILNAFDYPIHRAIAVSSVGGVLISTVAATGYIINGLDVSDLPDHAIGYVDGIAFLVMAPIVMAAAPFGVRLGNRLNKHALKRIFGTFLVVVALDMLNGVWHVV